The sequence CTTTGCATGCGCGCTGATTGTTGTCACCTATATCGACCTTGATTTTCAGATAATACCGGACAGGATTTCTCTGGGCGGTATTGTTGTCGGGCTTATCTGCGTAAACTGGCTGCCCGTAAGCTATAAGGATTCTCTTATCGGTATGGCAATAGGTGGAGGGATTCTGCTTATAATAATATACGGCTATTATTTCCTGACAAAAAAGCAGGGTATGGGTGGCGGAGATGTGAAACTGCTTGCCATGATAGGAGTATTTACGGGATGGCAGGGTGTGGTGTTTACACTTTTTGCTGCATCTTTGATTGGTTCCGTCATAGGCATTGCCTGGGTTTTCATTAATCGAAAGAATATGAAGGCAGCCATTCCATTCGGACCTTTCCTGTCAATAGGGGTGTTGATTTATCTCTTATGGGGCCCGCCCATGATCGGCTGGTATTTCGGGTTCATGAGGCATCAGTGATGTAAGCTGTCTTTCAGATCTTTATATCAAGTTCCTTAAGCCTTTTTAGTATTTCAGACCACATTCTGGATATCCATTCATTGAATGCTTTCGAGTCCCGGGAATAGTAGTAGGCTGATATCTGTATCAGGAGGCCTTTATCTTTGATGCCCGAGAATATGATTGAAGCCGGTGTTTCCGGTTTCATGGCCTCATGGTTTGAGAACAGTTCTCTTATTGAATCGATGGCCTGGGAGATTTTTTCAGGAGTTGTATCCGGTGACATAGTGACATTGGCATCCCATTTATAAAAAGGGCTTTTGCCGGCATTTACCAGTGTGGTGTTGACGACCTTCTCATTGGGTATGGACACCAGGTAACCGATTGCCGTTCTGATTCGCGTGCTCCTGAATCCTACATTTTCAACAACACCCGTGTGTCCGTCTATTATTATCCTGTCTCCGACGGTAAAAGGCTTGTCAAAAAGAATTGTGAGAGATCCAAGGAAATTGGCGATAGAATCCTTTGCCGCAAGAGCTATTGCAATGCCTCCGATTCCGAGAGAGGCGAGCATCGGTCCAAGATTCATTCCTGTTGAAGAGTGTATAACAGTCATGGTGCCGAATATTACGACCAGGATCTTAAAAATTTTGCCGAGAAACGGTACCAGCATATCATCAAGTTCGCTTTCTGTTTTGTCAGCCACAGCCCGCAAGTAGGATTCGAAGACATCAACCATCCTGTAAAGAAACCAGAAAATTATAAAAGCAGTCACTATTCCGGCCGTCACTCCTGCAATATGATAAATTGATTTGTTATATTGAAGCAGCGGATGAAGACAGCCGTAAGCCCCGAAAAAAATAATAAAGAGACTGACGGGTCTTCTTGCGGCAAGGGCAATCTTTGATGCTGTATGGAATCTGCTGCTTGAAAAAATATTTTTTGTCTGTCTGCCGAGGGTAAAACTGACGGTTCTTTCCCCAATAACAATTAATATAAAAATAATGATCCGTATGATGATTTCGAGAATTGATATGCCAAGGATTGTTTCTGAAGGAATAAATTCTCCCGCATACTTTGATGCGCCCTGACTTAATGTGCTTATGACCCCTTCCAGCTGGTGACCGGCAGACAGGACCTTATCG is a genomic window of Desulfomonilia bacterium containing:
- a CDS encoding prepilin peptidase yields the protein MNIEAAYYVIAAIFGLFIGSFLNVCIYRIPRNLSIVWPGSKCPGCDTPIRAYDNIPVLSWIILLGKCRKCGQRISVRYPVVELLTGVISIVFFHKYGLTPQFFIYYAFACALIVVTYIDLDFQIIPDRISLGGIVVGLICVNWLPVSYKDSLIGMAIGGGILLIIIYGYYFLTKKQGMGGGDVKLLAMIGVFTGWQGVVFTLFAASLIGSVIGIAWVFINRKNMKAAIPFGPFLSIGVLIYLLWGPPMIGWYFGFMRHQ
- a CDS encoding mechanosensitive ion channel family protein yields the protein MRSRFRVISPYAAIAVIISVLIIPFSYSQASNTDKSTCPSIIEKGAINSSSANDKVLSAGHQLEGVISTLSQGASKYAGEFIPSETILGISILEIIIRIIIFILIVIGERTVSFTLGRQTKNIFSSSRFHTASKIALAARRPVSLFIIFFGAYGCLHPLLQYNKSIYHIAGVTAGIVTAFIIFWFLYRMVDVFESYLRAVADKTESELDDMLVPFLGKIFKILVVIFGTMTVIHSSTGMNLGPMLASLGIGGIAIALAAKDSIANFLGSLTILFDKPFTVGDRIIIDGHTGVVENVGFRSTRIRTAIGYLVSIPNEKVVNTTLVNAGKSPFYKWDANVTMSPDTTPEKISQAIDSIRELFSNHEAMKPETPASIIFSGIKDKGLLIQISAYYYSRDSKAFNEWISRMWSEILKRLKELDIKI